The Manihot esculenta cultivar AM560-2 chromosome 11, M.esculenta_v8, whole genome shotgun sequence genome includes a region encoding these proteins:
- the LOC110626904 gene encoding L-ascorbate oxidase, translating into MLMGSLGSCRPVLVVCIVLILSLIRASEVAGAPKGHFYKWEVEYMFWSPDGVENVVMGINGRFPGPTIRARAGDIIHVELHNKLHTEGVVIHWHGIRQLGTPWADGTAAISQCVINPGETFSYRFTVDRAGTYFYHGHYGMQRSAGLYGTLVVDVAEGEKEPFHYAGEFDLLLSDWWHKSVHQQEVGLSSNPLRWIGEAQSLLINGRGQYNCSLYSKNAQNDCNIKGGEQYAPYILHVLPNTTYRIRIASTTSLASLNFAIGGHKMLVVEADGNYVMPFMTNSLDIYSGESYSVLITTNQKPNNYWISAGVIGREPQTNQALTILNYKPISASKLPKLPPPATPQWNDTDRSKAFSNKVLAHMNTPKPPKNYDRRVILLNTQNKLNGLTKWAINNVSLSLPATPYLGSMRYGLHGAFDQANPPENYPQDYDLMNPPVNPNTTIGNGVYKFGFKTTVDVILQNANTLSNVSEVHPWHLHGHDFWVLAYGEGKFTNKDEKKFNLKNPPYKNTAVVFPHGWTALRFVADNPGVWAFHCHIEPHLHMGMGVVFAEGIERLGEIPHQALACGLTGTSFMDTNKH; encoded by the exons GCAGCTTGGGAAGTTGCAGGCCTGTCCTTGTGGTTTGCATTGTTTTGATCTTGTCTTTGATCCGAGCATCGGAAGTTGCAGGAGCTCCTAAGGGTCATTTTTACAAATGGGAAGTGGAGTACATGTTCTGGTCTCCTGATGGTGTAGAAAACGTTGTGATGGGTATAAACGGCAGGTTTCCAGGGCCGACGATCAGAGCAAGAGCCGGTGATATCATTCATGTTGAGCTTCATAACAAGCTCCACACTGAAGGTGTCGTCATTCACTGGCATGGAATCAGACAG CTGGGGACACCATGGGCTGATGGGACTGCTGCTATTTCACAGTGTGTTATTAATCCTGGTGAAACCTTTTCTTATAGGTTCACTGTTGACAGG GCAGGAACATACTTCTATCATGGACACTATGGAATGCAAAGATCAGCAGGGCTATATGGGACTCTAGTAGTTGACGTGGCAGAAGGAGAGAAAGAACCATTTCACTATGCTGGTGAATTCGACCTTCTATTGAGTGATTGGTGGCATAAAAGTGTTCACCAGCAAGAAGTTGGTCTTTCCTCCAATCCATTACGTTGGATTGGTGAAGCCcag AGCTTGCTGATCAATGGGAGAGGCCAATACAATTGTTCTTTATATAGCAAAAACGCTCAAAACGATTGCAATATAAAAGGTGGTGAGCAGTATGCACCTTATATCCTCCATGTGCTCCCAAACACTACTTACAGGATCAGAATTGCTAGTACAACTTCCCTTGCTTCTCTCAACTTTGCTATTGGG GGTCACAAGATGTTGGTGGTAGAAGCTGATGGAAATTATGTTATGCCATTTATGACCAACAGTTTGGACATTTACTCAGGTGAGAGCTACTCAGTTCTAATAACCACAAATCAAAAACCCAACAACTACTGGATTTCTGCTGGAGTAATAGGAAGAGAACCCCAGACCAATCAGGCCCTAACCATATTGAACTATAAGCCAATCTCTGCTTCAAAGTTACCTAAACTTCCCCCTCCGGCAACTCCTCAGTGGAATGACACTGATCGGAGCAAGGCATTTTCTAACAAAGTTTTAGCTCACATGAACACCCCAAAACCTCCGAAGAATTACGACCGTCGAGTCATCCTTCTCAACACTCAGAATAAATTGAATGGCTTAACTAAGTGGGCAATCAACAATGTTTCCCTCTCATTACCTGCCACTCCTTATTTAGGCTCCATGAGATATGGCCTTCACGGAGCATTTGATCAAGCAAACCCACCAGAGAACTACCCTCAAGATTATGATCTGATGAACCCACCAGTGAACCCTAACACCACAATTGGAAATGGGGTTTACAAGTTTGGTTTCAAGACCACAGTGGATGTGATTCTACAAAATGCTAATACATTAAGCAATGTTAGCGAGGTTCATCCATGGCATTTGCATGGCCATGACTTCTGGGTCTTAGCATATGGAGAAGGGAAATTTACAAACAAGGACGAGAAGAAATTCAACTTGAAGAATCCACCTTATAAGAATACTGCAGTGGTGTTTCCTCATGGGTGGACTGCGCTGAGATTCGTGGCTGATAATCCAGGAGTTTGGGCCTTCCACTGCCACATTGAGCCCCATTTGCATATGGGTATGGGTGTGGTTTTCGCTGAGGGAATTGAACGTCTCGGTGAGATTCCTCATCAGGCTCTTGCCTGTGGCTTGACTGGAACGAGTTTCATGGATACAAATAAGCACTAG